The following coding sequences are from one Maledivibacter sp. window:
- the pabB gene encoding aminodeoxychorismate synthase component I: protein MMKKFIIEEIETDLNSFELYSLFKDHSYSFFLDSGMDHDYLGKYSFIGFDPFIVFKSKDENIDIIEDKEIKSFKGNPFAQLNKLLAKYDMNYKCDLPFIGGVVGYFGYDLCHQIEKLPRTAVDDVDIPDCFLGFYDGIVIIDHRRNKVFVASLGIKDEARKVIDPIIKTIKAGEGKRININIEYEENRKDFKSNFTRESYIKALEKLKNYIKCGDIYQANLTQRFECGLDTSPYELYGKLRTINPAPFASFIDFGEGHIVSSSPERFIRIKDKRVETRPIKGTRPRGKNSDEDIRNRKELLSSEKDKAELLMIVDLERNDLGRISKTGTVEVTQLFHLEEYPTVYHLVSTVIGEMKDECQIIDVITSTFPGGSITGAPKIRAMEIIDELEPTQRNVYTGSIGYIGFNGEIDLNIVIRTILCKNGKAYFQVGGGIVWDSNPELEYEETLHKAKALMMALNSK from the coding sequence ATGATGAAGAAATTTATAATTGAAGAAATTGAAACAGATCTTAATAGCTTTGAGCTTTATTCTTTATTTAAAGATCATTCCTACAGTTTTTTCTTAGATAGTGGAATGGATCATGACTACTTGGGAAAATATTCTTTTATTGGGTTCGATCCCTTTATAGTCTTTAAATCTAAAGACGAAAATATTGATATTATAGAAGATAAAGAAATCAAGAGTTTTAAGGGCAATCCCTTTGCTCAATTAAATAAATTACTGGCTAAATATGATATGAACTATAAATGTGACCTTCCCTTTATTGGAGGAGTCGTTGGGTACTTTGGTTATGATCTATGTCACCAGATAGAGAAACTTCCAAGAACAGCAGTGGATGATGTAGATATACCCGATTGTTTTTTAGGGTTTTATGATGGTATTGTTATAATCGATCATAGAAGAAACAAGGTCTTTGTGGCTTCACTTGGAATAAAGGATGAAGCTAGAAAGGTTATAGATCCCATAATTAAAACAATTAAAGCTGGGGAAGGCAAAAGAATTAACATAAATATTGAATATGAGGAAAATAGAAAGGATTTCAAATCGAATTTTACTAGAGAGAGCTATATTAAAGCCCTTGAAAAGTTGAAGAATTATATAAAATGTGGAGATATATACCAAGCAAATCTCACTCAAAGATTTGAATGTGGATTAGATACTAGTCCCTATGAGCTTTATGGAAAGCTTAGAACCATAAATCCAGCTCCCTTTGCGAGCTTTATAGATTTTGGTGAAGGACACATTGTAAGCAGTTCCCCTGAAAGATTTATAAGGATCAAAGATAAAAGAGTTGAAACCAGACCCATAAAGGGAACAAGACCAAGGGGTAAAAACTCAGATGAGGATATAAGAAATAGAAAAGAGCTATTGTCCAGTGAAAAGGATAAAGCTGAGCTTCTCATGATAGTTGATCTTGAAAGAAATGATTTAGGGAGGATATCTAAAACGGGAACCGTGGAGGTAACACAGCTTTTTCATTTAGAAGAGTATCCCACGGTATACCACTTGGTATCAACAGTGATTGGGGAGATGAAGGATGAATGCCAAATAATAGATGTTATTACTTCTACCTTTCCCGGTGGATCAATTACTGGAGCCCCTAAGATTAGAGCAATGGAAATAATAGATGAACTGGAACCAACCCAAAGAAATGTTTATACTGGGTCTATTGGATATATAGGATTTAACGGTGAAATAGACCTTAATATAGTTATCAGAACTATACTATGTAAAAATGGGAAAGCATATTTTCAGGTAGGAGGAGGAATAGTTTGGGATTCCAATCCAGAGCTAGAATATGAAGAAACCCTCCACAAGGCAAAGGCCTTAATGATGGCATTGAATAGTAAATAG
- a CDS encoding aminotransferase class IV → MYTCLNGKLIHIDNVHISPLNEGFSYGYGLFETIKVYEGKIFFLKEHIERMEKGIDILKLRFIYNEDIIKGYCEELIKKNKLRNGGLKISYFKNNNDPCLLITTRQNNYTEENYKKGFKLCFADIRRNPYSPIVYIKSNNYLENLLERQRAKERGFDESIFLNINQRVCEGTISNVFFIKNKTVYTPSIECGILSGILRDKVIKIINNLELKLAIGEYEKRDIYTADEIFLTNSLMDIMPVGLLEDKEFDLKINGFTMELMKEMKALYNLELYK, encoded by the coding sequence ATGTATACATGCTTAAATGGGAAATTAATTCATATTGATAACGTCCATATATCACCACTCAATGAAGGCTTTTCTTATGGCTATGGACTTTTTGAAACCATTAAGGTTTATGAAGGAAAAATATTTTTTCTAAAAGAGCATATAGAAAGAATGGAAAAGGGAATTGATATTCTGAAACTTAGATTTATATACAATGAAGACATTATAAAAGGTTACTGTGAGGAGTTAATTAAAAAAAACAAACTGAGAAATGGTGGTTTGAAAATTTCCTATTTTAAAAACAATAATGACCCTTGCCTTTTAATTACTACTAGGCAAAATAACTATACGGAGGAGAACTACAAAAAAGGATTTAAGCTTTGCTTTGCTGATATTAGAAGAAACCCCTACTCTCCTATTGTTTATATTAAGTCCAATAACTACTTAGAAAATCTATTGGAGAGGCAAAGAGCTAAGGAAAGGGGATTTGATGAATCCATATTTTTAAATATAAATCAAAGGGTTTGCGAGGGAACCATATCTAATGTTTTCTTTATTAAAAACAAAACAGTTTATACACCTAGTATTGAGTGTGGCATTTTATCTGGAATACTTAGGGATAAGGTTATTAAGATAATAAATAATCTTGAGTTAAAGCTGGCAATCGGTGAATATGAAAAACGGGATATATACACTGCCGATGAAATCTTTCTAACTAATTCATTGATGGATATTATGCCTGTAGGTTTACTGGAAGATAAAGAATTTGACTTGAAAATTAATGGATTCACCATGGAGTTGATGAAAGAAATGAAGGCACTTTACAATTTAGAATTGTACAAATGA
- a CDS encoding ROK family transcriptional regulator, producing MKKIKKRDQEYIKQNNLKMILDIIRNRRSISRAEIVKITNMSPTSVSRIVGKLIDLGLVRETETSSGGVGRKAILLDLNLESVITIGVYINKHIINVGIVNFGGEILYKNKIELNPKDICSDTLIDKACSLISDTIKNSKIDSSKIIGIGVSLPGIINSKNGEVVFSAPLGWENVNVAQAIEGKLNIKTIVDNDVKLEALAESLYGVGKNSGKTALVNFGRGVGSALIIDGEIFRGVTNIAGEIGHITIDPNGILCECGRRGCLQTFIVEDNLIEEANKVRKIVDVKEIFKAASIGESWAESILERAVTYMCITINNIVCMYNPDTIVLRGSLVEAYPEIIKEVEEKCKTSIWAPLRGTFKILYSELKSESDIIGPAILALDVCLSLDI from the coding sequence ATGAAAAAAATAAAGAAAAGGGATCAAGAGTATATAAAACAAAATAACTTAAAAATGATTCTAGATATTATTAGGAATAGACGCTCTATATCCAGGGCAGAAATTGTTAAGATAACAAACATGAGTCCCACTTCTGTTAGTAGAATTGTTGGGAAGTTGATTGATTTAGGATTAGTTAGAGAAACAGAAACCTCCTCGGGGGGAGTTGGAAGAAAAGCAATTCTATTAGATTTAAATTTAGAATCTGTGATAACCATAGGTGTATATATCAACAAGCATATTATTAATGTGGGAATTGTAAATTTTGGAGGTGAAATCTTATACAAGAATAAGATTGAACTTAACCCCAAGGATATATGTTCAGATACACTAATAGATAAAGCCTGTAGTCTTATTAGTGATACCATTAAGAATTCTAAAATAGATTCCTCGAAGATTATAGGTATAGGTGTTAGCTTGCCTGGTATCATTAACTCTAAGAATGGTGAGGTTGTTTTTTCAGCACCTTTAGGCTGGGAAAACGTAAACGTGGCACAAGCCATTGAGGGGAAACTAAATATTAAAACAATAGTAGATAATGATGTAAAGCTGGAGGCTTTAGCTGAAAGTTTGTATGGAGTAGGAAAAAATTCAGGAAAGACGGCTTTGGTTAACTTTGGAAGGGGTGTTGGATCAGCCCTAATAATAGATGGTGAAATATTCAGAGGCGTGACAAATATCGCAGGAGAAATAGGACATATAACCATTGATCCAAACGGGATTTTATGTGAGTGTGGAAGACGTGGATGCCTTCAAACATTTATAGTTGAAGATAATCTAATTGAAGAAGCAAATAAAGTAAGAAAGATAGTTGATGTAAAAGAAATATTTAAGGCGGCAAGTATTGGAGAAAGTTGGGCAGAAAGCATTTTAGAGCGTGCTGTAACATACATGTGTATAACTATCAATAATATAGTTTGTATGTATAACCCCGACACTATAGTTTTAAGAGGAAGTTTAGTTGAAGCATATCCAGAAATAATCAAAGAAGTTGAGGAAAAATGTAAAACATCTATTTGGGCCCCTCTTAGAGGAACTTTTAAAATATTGTATTCCGAGTTAAAAAGTGAGTCGGATATTATTGGGCCAGCGATCCTAGCTTTAGATGTTTGTTTGAGTCTGGATATTTAA
- a CDS encoding sugar phosphate isomerase/epimerase yields MNIGFTLDEKIFDRIPPNELLFKTNEMGASSIEVSPDKTILPGSNYCEIAKLCDELNIETNYHVPYFAHDFLYEIMNFNEYRKDIKCKYESLVSIISDMQSIICKPSILTIHGAVYKDPANKEKALYNTLSFLDWYLNFLDKKNIQLELAIETLNKNEAAIGSSREDIVYISSEFKGSQLGVCLDICHDSFNYYPGKAPLDNAFYENIIYSHIHGIDIKKSISHISLKKSDIDFKEQIDFLLQNNYSGIINLELLVNFCGDSYLKDLFNDIDYIKNLINVRQ; encoded by the coding sequence ATGAATATAGGATTTACTCTAGATGAAAAAATTTTTGATAGAATCCCACCTAATGAATTACTATTTAAAACAAATGAAATGGGTGCTTCAAGTATAGAAGTTAGTCCAGATAAAACAATATTACCTGGAAGTAACTATTGTGAAATAGCGAAGCTTTGTGATGAACTAAATATTGAAACAAATTATCACGTTCCATACTTTGCCCATGATTTCCTATATGAAATAATGAATTTTAATGAATACAGGAAAGATATCAAATGTAAATATGAATCCTTAGTATCTATTATTTCTGATATGCAAAGTATTATATGCAAGCCATCTATATTAACCATCCATGGAGCAGTTTATAAAGACCCCGCAAACAAGGAAAAAGCTCTTTATAATACCCTTAGCTTCCTTGACTGGTATTTGAATTTCTTAGATAAAAAAAATATTCAGCTTGAATTAGCTATAGAAACACTTAACAAAAATGAAGCTGCAATCGGAAGTTCTAGAGAGGATATAGTATATATATCCAGTGAATTCAAGGGTTCTCAGCTAGGTGTATGCCTTGATATATGCCATGATTCATTTAATTATTACCCGGGAAAAGCCCCCCTTGATAATGCCTTTTATGAAAATATAATCTATAGCCATATCCATGGAATAGATATAAAAAAGTCAATATCCCATATTTCCCTTAAAAAAAGTGATATTGATTTCAAAGAACAGATTGATTTTTTATTACAAAATAATTATAGTGGGATTATAAATTTAGAGCTTTTAGTTAATTTTTGTGGAGATAGTTATTTAAAGGATTTGTTTAATGATATAGATTATATTAAAAATCTTATAAATGTACGCCAATAA
- a CDS encoding aminodeoxychorismate/anthranilate synthase component II, which translates to MILMIDNYDSFTYNLVQYLECLKEDVLVYRNDGIDIDEIHRLRPQMIVLSPGPCTPNESGVCMDVVQEFKGKIPILGICLGHQTIGQVFGGKVIKAIQPVHGKVHPIRHTNKGVFKGLNDPLKVTRYHSLVLERQSLPECFEITAETFEGEIMGIRHKEYLIEGVQFHPEAILTEMGMELLENFLREAKKFMISR; encoded by the coding sequence TTGATATTGATGATAGATAACTACGATTCCTTCACCTATAACCTTGTTCAGTATCTAGAATGCTTAAAGGAAGATGTTTTAGTTTATAGAAATGATGGGATAGATATAGATGAAATCCATAGGTTGAGACCACAGATGATAGTTTTATCACCAGGGCCATGTACACCTAATGAATCGGGAGTATGTATGGATGTAGTGCAGGAATTTAAAGGAAAAATTCCTATACTAGGTATATGTTTAGGACACCAGACTATTGGACAAGTATTTGGTGGAAAAGTTATAAAGGCTATTCAACCGGTTCATGGAAAGGTACATCCTATAAGACATACAAATAAGGGGGTATTTAAAGGATTAAATGATCCCCTTAAGGTTACGAGATATCATTCATTGGTTTTAGAAAGACAGAGTCTGCCAGAGTGCTTTGAAATAACTGCTGAAACCTTTGAAGGAGAAATAATGGGAATAAGGCACAAAGAATATTTGATAGAGGGTGTTCAATTCCATCCAGAAGCAATACTTACAGAAATGGGAATGGAGCTTTTAGAAAATTTCTTAAGGGAAGCTAAAAAGTTTATGATAAGCAGGTGA
- a CDS encoding NusG domain II-containing protein, translating into MKRLDVIIIAVIIVISIASLGVLKIFNDKSYEEKYVHIYVDGELIKTIPLDAASDGEEFTVKTELGINIIKIENGMVGIVDADCPDKICVKDGPISKPGEILVCLPHKVVVEIKGHSKGEVDGLSY; encoded by the coding sequence ATGAAACGTCTGGATGTAATTATAATAGCTGTAATAATTGTCATTTCCATAGCTTCATTAGGTGTTTTGAAAATATTTAATGATAAAAGCTATGAAGAAAAATACGTGCATATTTATGTGGATGGAGAATTGATAAAGACAATCCCCCTTGATGCTGCATCGGATGGGGAAGAATTTACTGTTAAAACTGAGCTAGGTATAAATATTATCAAAATTGAAAATGGAATGGTTGGAATAGTAGATGCGGATTGTCCCGATAAAATTTGTGTTAAAGACGGGCCCATAAGTAAACCAGGAGAAATACTTGTTTGTTTACCCCATAAGGTCGTTGTGGAGATAAAAGGGCATAGCAAAGGGGAAGTTGATGGGTTATCCTATTAG
- a CDS encoding glutathione ABC transporter substrate-binding protein, with protein sequence MKKLIALFMVIILSISVVACSSNNQEVAKAPEETKENTAAENEDVNMTIAVNAEIISLDPHDISDTLSGSAASTMYESLYDYKLDMTLEPTLATSYEVSEDGLEYTFHIREGVTFHDGTALNAEAVKSNFDRISNKDNNLRRRRSLLHVVSTEVIDEYTLLIKLDTPFAPMLNRIASISIISPTALEKYGNDGIITNPVGTGPYVFEKWTPGDKMVVRTNKNYWREGPKIDTLTFKPVVENGARIAMLQTGEADYIYPMPTEQVKAVEGDKNIEIIEGPSTIARFTFLNMSKDIFSNVKVRQAINHAIDKKAYAKVVKSGYAVPLTSHVPSTINYHVAQPEYEYDLEKAKKLMAEAGYPDGFKTHIWAPNDTENMKGMQFISQQLAQIGIEVEVVPMEEGTLSESIYSPQTPEESKVNMWYVSWSAFDFDGATTKLFHSANIPPTAPNVSYYMSPKADELIDAGATEVDPEKRAKIYEELQQVIWNDAPWIFMGSDVLLSAKRNTTQGIFVDPSGGIKAIDAATSK encoded by the coding sequence ATGAAAAAACTAATTGCTTTATTTATGGTAATTATATTGTCTATTTCCGTTGTTGCATGTTCTAGCAATAACCAAGAAGTAGCTAAGGCACCGGAAGAGACAAAGGAAAACACAGCAGCAGAAAATGAAGATGTTAATATGACAATAGCAGTTAATGCCGAAATTATTTCCCTTGATCCACACGATATATCAGATACTTTATCAGGATCAGCAGCTAGTACAATGTATGAGTCACTATATGACTATAAGCTAGATATGACTTTAGAGCCTACTTTAGCTACAAGCTATGAAGTGTCTGAGGATGGACTGGAATATACCTTCCATATAAGAGAAGGAGTTACATTCCATGATGGAACTGCACTTAATGCAGAGGCCGTTAAATCTAACTTTGATAGAATTAGCAATAAAGATAATAACTTAAGAAGACGTAGAAGTCTTTTACATGTTGTTAGTACAGAAGTAATAGACGAATATACATTACTAATTAAATTAGATACTCCATTTGCACCAATGCTTAATAGAATTGCATCTATTTCAATAATTAGTCCAACTGCCCTTGAGAAGTATGGAAATGATGGAATTATTACCAACCCAGTTGGAACTGGTCCATATGTATTTGAAAAGTGGACTCCAGGAGATAAGATGGTTGTAAGAACCAACAAAAACTATTGGAGAGAAGGACCAAAGATTGATACCCTTACATTCAAACCTGTTGTTGAGAATGGTGCTAGAATAGCAATGTTACAAACAGGTGAGGCGGATTATATCTATCCAATGCCTACAGAGCAAGTTAAGGCTGTGGAAGGTGACAAGAATATAGAAATAATAGAAGGCCCTTCTACTATCGCAAGATTCACATTCTTAAATATGTCAAAGGATATTTTTTCAAATGTAAAGGTTAGACAAGCTATTAACCATGCTATAGATAAAAAAGCTTATGCTAAAGTTGTTAAGTCTGGTTATGCAGTACCACTTACTTCCCATGTACCTTCAACTATAAACTATCATGTAGCTCAGCCAGAGTATGAATATGACTTAGAAAAAGCTAAGAAGCTTATGGCTGAGGCAGGATATCCAGATGGATTTAAAACTCATATTTGGGCTCCAAACGATACTGAAAATATGAAAGGTATGCAGTTTATAAGTCAGCAATTAGCTCAGATAGGTATAGAGGTAGAAGTTGTTCCAATGGAAGAGGGAACTCTATCAGAGTCTATTTATTCACCTCAAACTCCAGAGGAATCTAAAGTTAATATGTGGTATGTAAGCTGGTCAGCTTTTGATTTCGATGGTGCAACTACTAAATTATTCCATAGTGCTAATATACCTCCAACAGCTCCTAATGTATCATACTACATGAGCCCTAAGGCAGATGAACTTATTGATGCAGGTGCTACAGAGGTAGATCCTGAAAAAAGAGCTAAAATATATGAAGAACTACAACAAGTTATCTGGAATGATGCACCATGGATATTCATGGGATCAGATGTATTATTATCAGCTAAGAGAAATACTACACAAGGAATCTTCGTTGATCCAAGTGGCGGCATAAAAGCTATAGACGCAGCTACTAGTAAATAG